Genomic segment of Candidatus Aminicenantes bacterium:
AGGAATATGTCCGCATACGGCCGATTTGAAGGGCCACCGGATAGTTGCCAAACCGAAAGCTCGTTACCACTCACGTATCGACCTCGATTTGCATCAGTTCTTGAATGTACTTGGCAGGAAGGTGCCAGTGCTTCGCTCCGGAGAGGATCTGATCTTTGTATTTGTTATTCGGTTTTGGCGGTGCATCTTCTCTTTCAGCAATATAGAGTTGGACCGTTAGAGGTCTTTTGGGATCGCCATCCAGTGACACCATTCTTTCGTGCCGCCAGTATGAGTTCTTATTGGATCCCGGCCTGTAACCTTCAGACGCATCGAGTTTTCCGACATCGAGATCGGATATTTCATATACCACACCCCACACATTTTGCCCTGTTATGGGTACAACATCAGCCACCCCACAGCCTCGTTGTTGCGATTTCCGCGTGAATTCAAGCTTGTGATCTTGCAGCAGGGCAATACCAACAAAACGCGCTGAAGGGCATCGGCGTCTCATTTGATTCCAATCCATATTAGATCCATAGGCATAATAGAGCATACAATCACCTCCTGACCGCCAGCAGCATGGCATCCAGTAAACGTTTTTCTTCACTTCCGGAGGGGTAGAGCGCGGAAAGGGCGTTGGCCAGTCGCAGGAAATCCGGGCCGCGCTCCTGTTCGGCCTTGATGAGTTGCCTCAATGCATTCGCCTGCCCACCGGACTGAAGCAGCATCGCCGCATGAACCCGGTCGAGGGTGGTGGCCGTTGCATCCATTTCGCCCGGATCGTCGATTCTGATTTTTCGACCACGTCCTCTTGGAGCTGTTTTTTTTCTTACGGCCAGCTCTTCGAAACCGGGAAGGATCAATTGATCGTTTTGGGTTGAAAAGAGTTCTTCGATGGCGGATTCGATGCTTACGGATCCGAAAATCTGCCGGGCCCGTTCTGAAACAGCCAAAAGCCGGACCACTCCTTTTTGTGTCTCGATAATGCGGCCTTCCCACTTGGGAAGTTCGATGCCGAGCGGTTGTGCGAAACGCCGGACGACATCGAAAACCAGGCTGTAACCCTTGGGTTTGGATTTTGGGGCTTCATCGTCATCATCGACCACGGCTTCAGAATTTTCAACAATGGATTCTTCGGTTGTCGCTCTCCCCTTTTTCCCATTGCCACTCCCGTTTGTGTCCTGGAGCGTCCAGAGGAAGAGTGCGGTCAGGCGCGCGTCTTCTTCCAGCACGCCTGCCATGCCGTTCCGTGCACGGGCCTCCGCCGTGCCGAGAATCTGTTCGAGGGCCGTTCGACCGACGACTTCCCAGACTTTCTCCAAATAGGCGGCCAGTTTTACTTCCCTCTCATCAGTCATCTCCACTTTGGAATACCGGCTGAAAATCTCCAGCGCCGGGCCGATACAGGCAAAGACCAGATCCGCGCCGCGAATGCCCTCGCCCTGGAGCCGCTCCATCCAGTCGCCCACAAGCTCAGCCAAGCCCTCCAGCTTCTTCTCTCTGCTTCCATGCAATACTTCATTCCAGTCGCCGACCGGCGCATTGTCCGGGCGAGGGCGGCAAATAAGGTGGACGCTGGTTTCAAGCGCCGCGTAGCCCTGGCCGCGCATGCGCTGTCTGCGTTCGGTGGCGATGGGCCACGAGCCGGTGGTGCGCCAGCCTGCTTGCACCAGCGCCGAGACGAGCGCCTCCCAGCGGTCGGTGTCCTTGTGGGCAAAGACCACGGAGGCCACGCCGTCCTCGCGTATGACCCGCTTCATCTGGGCAAAGGCCTCATACATGCGGCTCTCGTACCACTGGCGGTCATGAACACCACCATTCTTGACGGCGCGGTTCTCGGTGAGTTCACGGGCCTTCTCGGTCTCCGGGGCCGTGAACGCCTGCGGCAGGCGGTTTCGAAGTCCGAGACGGAGCCAGCCATAGAAGAAATCGGAAAGATGCGCGTAGGGAATCTGGTTCGCGTAGGGCGGGTCGGTGAAGACCACGTCCACCGATTCCTCCGGCAGAACCGCGTCCAGCACGTTCGCCAAGAGCGGTGACGAGGGCTGGTAGCGTACTGTGGATAGATTCCGAAGAGCGCTCTGTACGCTGCGGATGGAATATCCCAAACCTTCGCAGTTAGGGCTCAAGGGGTTGCCTTCCACGAAGTCAGCACGCATCGGAACTCCGGAACCCTGTATGAAGATGGACGTTACACCTTCCGAGAGCCAGACGCAGAGCGAGGTGTGGTACTGGCCGTTGTCCGAGTAGGCCGCGTAGAGGCAAGCGGCAAGGGCGTCGAGAAGGTCTTTGTCCTTGGCCTTCTTGGCCGCTTCATTGAGCGCGTCCTCGATGACCTCGTGCAGCACCCAGCGCGAGAATCGCTGACGCGGGGCGAGGACGTCAGCCCAGTTAGTGATGCCGTATGGACGCGGGCGGAAACCCGTGTCGCCCTCCGGCGGAGCCGGTGGCATTTCGATCTTGATGGACTTGGACTTTGTGGCCGCCTTGGAGAAGGCCTCCATGTCCTGGCGATTCGGTGCCTCGTAATCCTTCCCACGTCTACTTGTATTTCCCCGAACCACCGTCAGTAGAATCGCGTCATCCGCACCGCCACGCTTGTCGCGCAATTGCGCCTGAACGCGTTCGCGGGGCGTGACCACGTGGCATTTCGGACAAGTGGCGTTGTTCCCTGCGACCGTCCCGCGCGCGACTTCCTTGTCGCTTGATGGGGTGAAGACCTCGATTCGTGGCTCAAGAGAACCCTCTGGATAAACGATACGAAGGGCCTTCTTCCGGCCTTTTGATTTAGAGAGCACCAGATTTCGGACGAGCGGAATCCGCGCCCCGCACCCGGCGGCCTCGCACTGCACGGTTCGCGCCCAGAGATAGGCGAGCGGCTTCCGCCTTTGCGCGTCGGCCGGGTAGTATTCGACAAGGCGCTTCTCGGCTTCCCTAAGCGTCCATTCTGCCCATTCCTCGAACAGGTCGGCGAGTTCCGGCCCCTTGCGGCCGCACCATTCGAGCGCGACCTTGAGGAGGAGCCACGCGACCGGGTTCACGTCCGAGGCGGTCACCTCGCAACCGAGGCGCTGTGCTTCCAGCGGAATGGAGCCGCCGCCGGAGAACGGGTCCAGTACGTGCGGAACCGAACCGTGCGCGGCCTTCACAAGTTCACGAGTCGCGGAGACGTAACCCGCCACGCGCACGATGTCCCAGTTGGCGATGTCGGCCACGAAGGCCAGAAGTGTTTTCTGCAGGTCGGAATCCTTCGGCCCGATCTTCTTGTACTGCTGTAGCGCTTTGCGCGCCGCTGTCTTGAACTCCCCCGGGCAGAGCGGGTCGCACGGGTCAGGGAGAAGCAGCGTTAGGAGCAAGGACCGACAGGAAGCTAGCGGACGCCGCGCCCACCAAGAATGCAGGAGCGAAAGGTGACCGCTGTCCACCCGGGTTTTTCGGTTGTTCTCCATAACGCAGGCGTCGTTGACGGCAGATAGTGCAAAATCCACCTCCGCCAGGCGTTTGCAGTCTTTGGGGATTGCCATACTGTTACGTCCTTATCCTCTCATCCCGATTTTCAGTTTACCCTCTTTCCTGCCCTCTTTCAAGGGTATTACCCCTTTCCAGTCTTCGCCACAGAGCCCCGGGCCCCCGCCCCAAACATGCAACCTCTCCTTTGGCCTTTAAGTCCCGAAGAACCCTGCGAACCAGATCGCGGCTGACACCCGGACAGGCTCTCTGCAGATCGCTCAGCGAAAATTCAGCCGAAAAATTCCTGATGGTCTTTTCGACCAGATCTGTTTTGGCTCCCCGGGGAGATTTAATCCGGCCCAAACGCTCCTCAAATTCCTTGCAGGCCGTTTTCAAAATCGACAAAATGTAATTGATATACGGCCATGGATCGTGTCGGCCTTCATGCCAGGCCAGGGAGCTTTGCTCCAGGGTTTCGTAATAGCGTTCCTTGTTTTGCTCGATGAGGCGCTCCAGGCTGATGTACCGGCCTACCTCGAAACCGAGGTGATAACTCTGCAAAAGCAGAAGCAGCCTCGAAACACGCCCGTTGCCGTCACGAAACGGATGGATGCAGAGAAAATCCAGATTGAAGGCTGCCAGAAGAAGCAGCGGCGGAACATTGTGCGTCTTGATCGCTTCTTCATACAGTGCGAAGAGATCTTTCATGCATCCCGGTGTATCCTTCGCCTGAACTGTCTTGAAGCGGATCCGCGACCGGCCGTCCGGCAATTTTTCGATGATGTCACCGTCTTTATCCTTGTATTTTCCGGCATCCCAGATCTCTCCGCGTGTCAGGCGATGTAGTCGCATAACGGTTGCTTCTGATACAGGGATTTTCTTTCCATTCTCATGAATCCAGTTCAGCGCCTGCCTGTATCCCTGGATTTCCTCTTCATCACGGTCCCGCAGAAGCGGCTCGCCGAAGACGAGGGTGGCGATTCGGGACTGATCCGCTTCAACGCCTTCGATACGGTTGGATGATACGGCGCTTTCAATCAGGGCATGCTCCCGCAAAAACCGGAGACGCTGAGGCGATTGACGGATGTACAAGTCCTGTTTACCACGCGCTTCTCCGAGATCTGCCAGATACCAGGATGTGGCGGCCGGCACGGATTCGAAACGACCTGAAAAAAGCCGCAGGGTCATCATGGCTTCTCACCTTTGTATGACGCACGATCTTCTCTGACCGTCATCGGCTTCGTCATGGCGTCAACATCCAGCCAGTAATGTGCCACCTTGGTGACCTCATGCCACGGAAAGCGGGCCGGGTCTTTGACCGGTTCCTGGAGTGTGGGTTGTTCAGCGCAGTTGGTGACCACGTAAAGCCAGTAGCAATCGCGCCGGTCTTCGGCCACACGCCGCTCGTTGGGCGTCAGCAGTATCGTACCTGTGGCCGCGGCCAATCCTTTAATCTCGATGAGACGCAGTTCGCCCGAACCCAAATCCAGACTCGTGATGTCATAGCCCAGATTCTTCTCGTGGACATCGTAAACCCTGCGGCCCTGAGCCTGTTCATACTCGATAACCACGCGCATTGCGACGGCTTCCGTCTCCAGATTCGGTCGTATGCGGCGTACATCCGGGGACTCGCGTTCAGGATGAGGAAGGACGAGAACACTCGTGATCCGTTCCACGGCCTGGAGAGAAAGCGATTTCTGGCGTTCGAGTTCCTGCCTGCGCCGTTCACGCCTGGCGAGGAGTTCCGCGTGCCGGTTTTCTGCCTGAGCCAAACGGCCGTCCGCACCAGGAATCCCTTTTTCCTTGTCTTCATTGGCCTTGCCAATCTCTTCATCCGCACGCTGTAACAATTCTGTCAAGGAGAGTTCCACATGTTCGACAATACGTTCCACTTCGGCCAAACGTTCTTCCTGCGTTTCATCGAGAA
This window contains:
- a CDS encoding Fic family protein, which codes for MMTLRLFSGRFESVPAATSWYLADLGEARGKQDLYIRQSPQRLRFLREHALIESAVSSNRIEGVEADQSRIATLVFGEPLLRDRDEEEIQGYRQALNWIHENGKKIPVSEATVMRLHRLTRGEIWDAGKYKDKDGDIIEKLPDGRSRIRFKTVQAKDTPGCMKDLFALYEEAIKTHNVPPLLLLAAFNLDFLCIHPFRDGNGRVSRLLLLLQSYHLGFEVGRYISLERLIEQNKERYYETLEQSSLAWHEGRHDPWPYINYILSILKTACKEFEERLGRIKSPRGAKTDLVEKTIRNFSAEFSLSDLQRACPGVSRDLVRRVLRDLKAKGEVACLGRGPGALWRRLERGNTLERGQERG
- a CDS encoding gamma-glutamylcyclotransferase, with amino-acid sequence MKKNVYWMPCCWRSGGDCMLYYAYGSNMDWNQMRRRCPSARFVGIALLQDHKLEFTRKSQQRGCGVADVVPITGQNVWGVVYEISDLDVGKLDASEGYRPGSNKNSYWRHERMVSLDGDPKRPLTVQLYIAEREDAPPKPNNKYKDQILSGAKHWHLPAKYIQELMQIEVDT
- a CDS encoding DUF1156 domain-containing protein, encoding MAIPKDCKRLAEVDFALSAVNDACVMENNRKTRVDSGHLSLLHSWWARRPLASCRSLLLTLLLPDPCDPLCPGEFKTAARKALQQYKKIGPKDSDLQKTLLAFVADIANWDIVRVAGYVSATRELVKAAHGSVPHVLDPFSGGGSIPLEAQRLGCEVTASDVNPVAWLLLKVALEWCGRKGPELADLFEEWAEWTLREAEKRLVEYYPADAQRRKPLAYLWARTVQCEAAGCGARIPLVRNLVLSKSKGRKKALRIVYPEGSLEPRIEVFTPSSDKEVARGTVAGNNATCPKCHVVTPRERVQAQLRDKRGGADDAILLTVVRGNTSRRGKDYEAPNRQDMEAFSKAATKSKSIKIEMPPAPPEGDTGFRPRPYGITNWADVLAPRQRFSRWVLHEVIEDALNEAAKKAKDKDLLDALAACLYAAYSDNGQYHTSLCVWLSEGVTSIFIQGSGVPMRADFVEGNPLSPNCEGLGYSIRSVQSALRNLSTVRYQPSSPLLANVLDAVLPEESVDVVFTDPPYANQIPYAHLSDFFYGWLRLGLRNRLPQAFTAPETEKARELTENRAVKNGGVHDRQWYESRMYEAFAQMKRVIREDGVASVVFAHKDTDRWEALVSALVQAGWRTTGSWPIATERRQRMRGQGYAALETSVHLICRPRPDNAPVGDWNEVLHGSREKKLEGLAELVGDWMERLQGEGIRGADLVFACIGPALEIFSRYSKVEMTDEREVKLAAYLEKVWEVVGRTALEQILGTAEARARNGMAGVLEEDARLTALFLWTLQDTNGSGNGKKGRATTEESIVENSEAVVDDDDEAPKSKPKGYSLVFDVVRRFAQPLGIELPKWEGRIIETQKGVVRLLAVSERARQIFGSVSIESAIEELFSTQNDQLILPGFEELAVRKKTAPRGRGRKIRIDDPGEMDATATTLDRVHAAMLLQSGGQANALRQLIKAEQERGPDFLRLANALSALYPSGSEEKRLLDAMLLAVRR